The following are from one region of the Rosistilla carotiformis genome:
- a CDS encoding UvrB/UvrC motif-containing protein: MKCQHCEKPATFHITELTEPSGPQVMHLCEEHARHYLSKEQSTPTSLVADHLEKQLKLGQTAEELAELDQQECPVCGITFYEFRNAGRLGCPYDYTVFQKDLEPLLINIHASREHKGKRPTRLAPSADRQAELIQLRREMEEAIEKENYERASEIRDRIRSLESGQSDTSSDL; this comes from the coding sequence ATGAAGTGTCAACACTGCGAAAAGCCTGCGACCTTTCACATTACCGAATTGACCGAACCCAGTGGTCCTCAGGTGATGCATCTGTGTGAAGAGCACGCTCGGCATTATTTGTCCAAAGAACAGTCGACGCCTACGAGTTTAGTTGCCGATCACTTGGAAAAGCAGCTCAAGCTAGGCCAGACCGCCGAAGAATTGGCCGAATTGGACCAGCAGGAATGTCCCGTTTGCGGGATCACGTTTTACGAATTCCGTAACGCCGGCCGACTGGGCTGTCCCTACGATTACACGGTCTTCCAGAAGGATCTCGAACCGCTGTTAATCAACATCCATGCCTCCCGCGAACACAAGGGCAAGCGTCCAACGCGGTTGGCCCCCTCGGCGGATCGCCAAGCGGAATTGATTCAGCTTCGCCGCGAAATGGAAGAAGCGATCGAAAAGGAGAACTACGAGCGTGCCTCGGAGATCCGCGATCGCATTCGCAGTCTGGAATCGGGTCAATCGGATACATCGAGCGATCTCTAA
- the trpE gene encoding anthranilate synthase component I — MHTPHEEEFTRLAATHDLVPVTRRLLSDSLTPVSAFRLLDTGGGACLFESVIGGEKVGRFSFLAVDPIMRFCAHGNSVSITRGETTETKTCGDPLDEFRGHLAGVTFADTGDLPPFVGGAIGYAGYDVVRYVEHLPNAPEDDRGLPDLDFGFYHTLVVFDNVTKTMTIVAVARPADFASPAAAYRDATQRIDETVARLSRPVPHLETADVEQSRGDDPEITSNFTRDSFAAAVEKCREYIRAGDIFQVVPSQRFAVSTSVDPFEIYRSLRVVNPSPFMFFMRTPECALIGCSPEIMTRVVDGVVTVRPLAGTRRRGTTEQEDLELERELLSDPKERAEHVMLVDLGRNDIGRIAKFGTVELTEVMVVERYSHVMHISSEVRGELRDGLDAFDALKACLPAGTVSGAPKVRAMEVIDELEPHRRGPYGGAVGYVDYRGNMDTCIALRTMVVQNDHVYIQAGCGVVADSNPDAEYEETVNKAKGMVRAISLTLARLSSSKKE; from the coding sequence ATGCATACGCCCCACGAAGAAGAATTTACTCGCCTGGCCGCCACCCACGACCTGGTACCGGTCACGCGGCGTTTGCTCAGCGACAGCCTGACCCCGGTCAGCGCCTTTCGGTTGCTGGACACTGGCGGAGGGGCGTGTCTGTTCGAAAGTGTGATTGGGGGCGAGAAGGTCGGTCGTTTCAGTTTCCTCGCCGTCGATCCGATCATGCGGTTCTGCGCCCACGGGAATTCGGTGTCGATCACCCGCGGGGAGACGACCGAAACGAAGACATGTGGAGATCCGTTGGACGAATTTCGCGGACACTTGGCCGGCGTGACCTTCGCCGACACCGGAGACCTGCCTCCGTTTGTGGGCGGTGCGATCGGATATGCCGGCTACGATGTCGTTCGCTACGTCGAACATCTGCCCAACGCACCCGAAGACGATCGTGGACTGCCCGATCTTGACTTTGGTTTCTATCATACCTTGGTCGTGTTCGACAACGTCACCAAAACGATGACCATCGTGGCGGTCGCGCGGCCTGCCGACTTCGCTTCGCCCGCCGCCGCTTATCGCGACGCAACCCAACGGATCGACGAAACGGTTGCCCGGTTGTCGCGTCCGGTGCCACATCTGGAGACGGCCGACGTCGAACAGAGTCGCGGCGACGATCCGGAGATCACATCGAACTTCACTCGCGACAGCTTTGCCGCTGCGGTCGAGAAGTGCCGCGAATACATCCGCGCTGGAGATATCTTTCAAGTGGTCCCCAGCCAAAGGTTTGCCGTCAGTACTTCGGTCGATCCGTTTGAAATCTATCGCTCGCTGCGCGTCGTGAATCCGAGCCCCTTCATGTTCTTCATGCGAACTCCCGAATGCGCGCTGATCGGTTGTTCGCCGGAGATCATGACTCGCGTGGTCGATGGTGTTGTGACGGTCCGTCCGTTGGCGGGGACGCGTCGCCGTGGGACAACCGAACAGGAGGATTTAGAGCTTGAACGCGAGTTGTTGTCGGATCCCAAGGAGCGCGCCGAGCATGTGATGCTTGTCGATCTGGGACGCAACGATATCGGCCGGATCGCAAAATTCGGAACCGTCGAATTGACCGAAGTGATGGTGGTCGAGCGGTACAGCCATGTGATGCACATCAGCAGCGAAGTTCGAGGAGAATTGCGCGATGGTTTGGACGCCTTCGATGCGCTCAAGGCCTGCCTTCCGGCGGGAACCGTTTCGGGCGCACCGAAGGTTCGCGCGATGGAGGTGATCGACGAACTGGAGCCGCATCGCCGCGGCCCCTACGGCGGTGCTGTCGGATACGTCGATTATCGCGGCAATATGGATACCTGCATCGCGTTGCGTACGATGGTGGTTCAAAACGATCATGTCTACATTCAGGCGGGCTGCGGTGTCGTCGCCGACAGCAATCCCGACGCAGAGTATGAAGAGACGGTCAATAAAGCCAAGGGAATGGTTCGGGCAATCAGCCTCACACTGGCGCGTTTGAGCAGTTCGAAAAAGGAATAA
- a CDS encoding glutamine--tRNA ligase/YqeY domain fusion protein, whose amino-acid sequence MNDSANEPEARPLNFVETAIQEDLAAGRFANVQTRFPPEPNGYLHIGHAKAICLNFGLAQRMGGKCNLRFDDTNPSKEETEYVDAIMDDVRWLGFQWDALYYASDYFEQLYDWAEKLIVDSKAYVCDLSPEQTREYRGTITEAGKPSPNRDRSPEENLELFRAMRAGKFPDGSKTLRAKIDMASPNLNLRDPVMYRISRAHHHRTGDAWCIYPMYDWAHGQSDSIEGISFSICTLEFENHRPLYDWFCKSLAIHHPRQIEFARLNMTYTVMSKRKLLQLVNEGHVSGWDDPRMPTICGLRRRGFTPESIRDFCDDIGVAKFISMIDTGRLENALRKHLNKVAPRRNAVLDPLKLTITNWPEGKVEMVDAVNNPEDASAGTRQIPFSGSLFIEQDDFQEEAPKKFFRLKKGGAVRLRYGYILDCHDVVKDDAGNVIEVLCTYDPETKSGADTSGRKVKGTIHWVSAPHAKEVEVRQYDRLFKVENPEKNDAGGSFLDHLNEDSLKTFMVKVEPSLAELKPEDRVQFERKGYFCVDKDSTPEKPVFNQIVGLRDSWAKEKAKG is encoded by the coding sequence GTGAACGATTCGGCCAACGAACCTGAAGCCCGTCCGCTGAACTTCGTCGAAACCGCGATCCAAGAAGATCTTGCCGCCGGTCGATTCGCGAACGTGCAGACACGCTTTCCTCCCGAACCCAATGGCTACCTGCACATCGGACACGCCAAGGCGATCTGCCTGAACTTTGGCTTGGCACAACGGATGGGGGGCAAATGCAACCTCCGCTTCGACGATACCAATCCATCGAAAGAGGAGACCGAATACGTCGACGCGATCATGGACGATGTCCGCTGGCTGGGCTTCCAGTGGGATGCGCTCTATTACGCCAGCGACTACTTTGAACAGCTGTACGATTGGGCGGAGAAATTGATCGTCGATTCGAAGGCGTACGTCTGCGACCTGAGCCCCGAACAAACGCGTGAATACCGCGGCACGATCACCGAAGCAGGTAAACCGAGCCCCAATCGAGACCGTTCGCCCGAAGAGAACCTGGAACTGTTCCGCGCCATGCGGGCTGGAAAGTTTCCCGACGGCAGCAAGACGCTGCGTGCCAAAATCGACATGGCCTCCCCCAACCTCAACTTGCGCGATCCGGTGATGTATCGGATCTCACGGGCACACCACCATCGCACCGGTGATGCCTGGTGCATCTACCCGATGTACGATTGGGCGCACGGCCAAAGCGATTCGATCGAAGGGATCTCGTTTTCGATCTGTACGTTGGAATTCGAAAACCACCGCCCCCTGTACGATTGGTTCTGCAAATCGCTGGCAATCCACCATCCGCGGCAGATCGAATTTGCGCGTTTGAACATGACCTATACGGTGATGAGCAAACGCAAGCTGCTGCAATTGGTCAACGAAGGGCACGTCAGCGGATGGGATGATCCGCGGATGCCAACGATCTGTGGTCTTCGCCGTCGCGGCTTCACCCCCGAATCGATTCGCGATTTTTGCGACGACATCGGCGTGGCCAAGTTCATTTCGATGATCGATACCGGACGGCTGGAAAATGCCCTCCGCAAACATTTGAATAAAGTCGCCCCACGACGCAACGCGGTCCTCGACCCGTTAAAGCTTACGATCACCAACTGGCCCGAGGGCAAAGTGGAAATGGTCGACGCGGTCAACAATCCCGAAGACGCTAGCGCCGGCACGCGGCAGATTCCGTTCAGCGGGTCGCTGTTCATCGAACAGGACGATTTCCAGGAGGAAGCGCCGAAGAAGTTCTTCCGCTTGAAGAAGGGCGGGGCCGTTCGCTTGCGATACGGTTACATCCTCGATTGCCACGACGTCGTCAAAGATGACGCTGGCAACGTGATCGAAGTCCTCTGCACCTACGATCCCGAAACCAAAAGCGGTGCCGATACGTCGGGCCGGAAGGTCAAAGGGACGATCCACTGGGTCAGCGCGCCCCACGCCAAAGAGGTCGAAGTGCGGCAGTACGATCGCCTGTTCAAGGTGGAAAACCCAGAGAAGAACGACGCGGGCGGATCGTTCCTAGATCATCTGAACGAAGATTCACTGAAGACGTTCATGGTCAAGGTCGAGCCCAGTTTGGCCGAACTAAAGCCGGAAGATCGTGTTCAATTTGAACGCAAAGGCTACTTCTGCGTCGACAAAGATTCGACTCCCGAAAAGCCTGTCTTCAATCAGATTGTGGGCCTCCGCGACAGCTGGGCCAAGGAAAAAGCGAAGGGCTAA
- a CDS encoding PAS domain-containing hybrid sensor histidine kinase/response regulator translates to MPDASVSNISNISNIAIFLACLAIPGILLICGGGRFGGPISAALGLLSCWMFCSGLNHLIVGDALPWSVERLAMPLSVLTAIVSWILVLVLVRLLPTLRRLPRKTSAAKSLKRRITQLEFAIEAGSLGVWEWNITEDTLAWDARTRELFDADPDADGLCYQTFLDCLHVSEREQVAVRVAECITTGSHYDTMHTVVHRDGSIHYVQVLGKYVADSGEPEKFTGICIDCTETQRQRDTLQASESNFRSTFEQIALGIAHVALDGRWLRVNQGMCEILGYSSEEMLRGYFQDQTHPDDLSSCLNLVGQTIAGQRDSFSVEKRYVRKDGTPIWVNATVSVVRDPSGTPSHLITVVEDIQRRKDAEKALSESSERTRAILNSAFDGILTIDQCGTIGMVNSAVERIFGFHERELVGTNVSKLMSWPLQSGHNCEQEIVGTRRDGSRFPLEFNTTEVAAAGSRLLTVSVRDITERKQTEQALKAAKKAAEDASVAKSEFLASMSHELRTPLNGVIGMTELLAESPLDVRQRRFVNACQSSGNALLTLISDILDLSKIEAGCLELDEHPFDLLQLMDEVMSCLPVKSQESDVQLLYILDSPTTLQLNGDSHRLRQVLLNLLGNALKFTEQGQVTLRAEPQQLTDDRATIRFSIQDTGIGIPQDRLDRLFKSFSQVDSSISRKYGGSGLGLSISKAIVDALGGQIGVESTEGVGSRFWFTVSFKVAEADADSTHDWSLGRLSNLRVLLLEQQSATQEMLVQFLRNWEIQVDAVETADLAIPRLERALGIGRPYDLVIADEAACVDGDSGWMRHVESHRSDQDKPVPLFVIGAADRGAAIHADGYRQYLPRPVGQSHLFDALNDQFCRGANKREVAVAVDDVQQQSGDDGMTTRILLAEDNATNQLFAREILSRNGWKCDIVENGEDVLAALEKKPYSVILMDCQMPIMDGFTATQEIRKREIDGRLSHSPLIVALTANAIQGDRERCLHAGMDDYVSKPFNPAHLASVTQSMLDLADKRAKRKSTDCQTDVSPFRETSPRECFSNERGDGLPAGIDFAPPADYVGPQGSLR, encoded by the coding sequence ATGCCGGACGCTTCGGTCTCCAATATTTCCAACATCTCAAACATCGCAATTTTCCTCGCCTGTCTGGCGATCCCCGGGATTCTGTTGATCTGTGGGGGTGGGCGATTCGGCGGGCCGATTTCTGCTGCGCTAGGACTGTTGTCCTGTTGGATGTTCTGCAGCGGTTTGAACCATCTGATCGTCGGGGACGCATTGCCTTGGTCGGTCGAGCGATTGGCAATGCCACTGTCCGTGCTCACGGCCATCGTCTCGTGGATCTTGGTGTTGGTCTTGGTTCGTCTGCTCCCCACGCTGCGACGCTTGCCCCGCAAGACTTCGGCGGCGAAGTCGTTGAAACGCCGGATCACTCAATTGGAGTTTGCGATCGAAGCAGGCAGCCTGGGCGTATGGGAATGGAACATTACCGAGGACACGTTGGCTTGGGATGCCAGAACACGCGAACTGTTCGATGCCGATCCCGATGCGGATGGGTTGTGCTACCAAACCTTTCTCGATTGTTTGCACGTTAGCGAACGTGAGCAGGTCGCGGTGCGGGTTGCTGAATGCATCACAACGGGATCCCACTACGACACGATGCACACCGTCGTTCATCGCGATGGTTCGATCCATTATGTGCAAGTGCTTGGCAAATACGTCGCCGACTCGGGAGAGCCGGAGAAGTTTACCGGCATTTGCATCGACTGTACCGAAACGCAGCGACAACGCGATACGTTGCAAGCGAGCGAAAGCAATTTCCGAAGCACGTTCGAACAGATCGCCCTGGGGATCGCGCACGTTGCGCTCGACGGACGTTGGCTACGGGTCAATCAGGGCATGTGTGAAATCCTTGGCTACAGCAGCGAAGAGATGTTGCGTGGCTATTTTCAGGACCAAACCCATCCGGATGATCTGAGCAGCTGTCTAAATTTGGTCGGCCAAACGATCGCCGGCCAGCGCGATTCGTTCTCCGTCGAAAAGCGATACGTTCGCAAGGATGGAACGCCGATCTGGGTGAACGCTACGGTCTCGGTGGTCCGTGACCCGTCGGGCACGCCATCTCATCTGATCACTGTTGTCGAAGACATTCAACGTCGCAAGGACGCCGAGAAAGCGTTAAGTGAGTCGTCGGAGCGGACGCGGGCGATCCTGAACTCTGCGTTTGATGGAATTCTGACGATCGATCAGTGCGGCACGATCGGGATGGTCAATTCGGCCGTCGAGCGAATTTTCGGATTCCATGAGCGCGAATTGGTCGGCACCAACGTTAGCAAATTGATGAGCTGGCCGCTGCAATCGGGACACAATTGCGAACAGGAAATCGTCGGTACCCGCAGGGATGGTTCGCGATTTCCGTTGGAATTCAATACGACAGAGGTCGCCGCTGCGGGCTCGCGTTTGCTGACCGTATCGGTTCGCGACATCACCGAACGCAAGCAGACCGAACAGGCTTTGAAGGCAGCCAAGAAGGCGGCTGAAGATGCCAGCGTCGCAAAGAGTGAGTTTCTCGCGAGCATGAGCCATGAGTTGCGAACGCCCCTCAACGGTGTGATCGGAATGACCGAGCTGTTGGCCGAATCTCCATTGGACGTTCGCCAACGTCGCTTTGTGAACGCTTGCCAAAGCAGTGGCAACGCGTTGTTGACATTGATCAGTGACATTCTGGACCTGTCGAAAATTGAAGCAGGTTGTTTGGAGTTGGATGAGCATCCATTTGATCTGTTGCAATTGATGGACGAAGTGATGTCATGCCTGCCGGTGAAGTCGCAGGAGAGTGATGTTCAATTGCTCTACATTCTCGATAGCCCAACCACGTTGCAGTTGAATGGCGACAGTCACCGGTTGCGACAAGTGCTTTTGAATCTGTTGGGCAACGCTTTGAAATTCACCGAACAAGGACAGGTCACCCTGCGTGCCGAACCGCAGCAATTGACGGACGATCGGGCGACGATTCGGTTCTCGATACAGGATACTGGGATCGGGATCCCGCAGGATCGATTGGACCGGTTGTTTAAATCGTTTTCTCAAGTCGACAGTTCGATTAGCCGGAAATATGGCGGATCGGGGCTGGGCTTGTCGATCAGCAAGGCGATCGTCGATGCCTTGGGGGGACAGATTGGAGTCGAAAGCACCGAAGGTGTGGGCTCGCGATTTTGGTTTACCGTTTCGTTTAAGGTGGCCGAAGCAGACGCCGACTCGACCCATGACTGGTCGTTGGGGCGGCTGTCGAATCTACGCGTCCTGTTGCTCGAACAGCAATCGGCGACGCAGGAGATGTTGGTCCAGTTTCTCCGCAATTGGGAGATTCAAGTGGACGCGGTGGAGACCGCCGACTTGGCGATACCGCGTCTTGAACGCGCCTTGGGAATCGGACGGCCTTACGATCTTGTAATCGCGGACGAAGCCGCATGCGTCGACGGCGATAGCGGTTGGATGCGTCATGTCGAATCCCATCGCTCGGATCAAGATAAGCCGGTCCCGCTGTTTGTGATCGGCGCCGCGGATCGTGGAGCGGCAATCCACGCAGACGGTTACCGCCAGTATCTGCCGCGTCCCGTGGGGCAGTCCCATCTGTTCGACGCGCTGAACGATCAGTTTTGTCGCGGAGCTAACAAACGCGAAGTTGCCGTGGCGGTCGATGACGTGCAACAGCAATCCGGTGACGACGGGATGACGACACGGATTTTGCTGGCCGAAGACAACGCCACCAATCAGTTGTTCGCACGCGAGATTCTGTCGCGGAACGGTTGGAAGTGTGACATCGTCGAGAACGGGGAAGATGTCTTGGCGGCGCTCGAAAAGAAACCCTACAGCGTGATCCTGATGGATTGCCAGATGCCGATCATGGATGGCTTCACCGCCACTCAGGAAATCCGCAAGCGAGAAATCGACGGACGGTTAAGCCATTCGCCTCTGATCGTCGCCCTAACCGCCAACGCGATCCAAGGTGATCGCGAACGCTGCTTGCACGCCGGGATGGACGACTATGTTTCCAAGCCTTTTAATCCCGCGCATTTGGCATCGGTCACGCAAAGCATGTTGGACCTCGCGGACAAGCGAGCCAAGCGAAAGAGCACAGATTGTCAGACGGATGTCTCCCCATTTCGTGAAACGTCACCACGTGAATGTTTTTCAAATGAGCGGGGCGATGGCCTGCCTGCGGGGATCGATTTTGCGCCCCCCGCGGACTATGTCGGACCGCAGGGTTCACTGCGTTGA
- a CDS encoding RNA polymerase sigma factor, with amino-acid sequence MKDDSKLIDMALAGDRAAFGQLVHRYQDRLFASMLQVTGSADDAEDVVQDAFVRAFVKLHTFQRQSQFFTWLYRIAFNSALSRRRRKRNTVSLEHARESAGLEPIDKVEAPDASMIRDDRVQTVRSALDQLTEDHRVILVLREMQDCAYEDIAEILEISIGTVRSRLSRARAALKLVLEEILAQEESQRG; translated from the coding sequence GTGAAAGACGATTCAAAACTCATCGACATGGCGCTGGCGGGTGACCGAGCGGCCTTTGGGCAATTGGTGCATCGCTACCAAGATCGCTTGTTCGCGTCGATGCTGCAGGTGACCGGATCGGCCGACGACGCCGAGGATGTCGTCCAAGACGCCTTTGTGCGGGCGTTTGTCAAACTGCACACGTTCCAACGCCAAAGCCAGTTCTTTACCTGGCTGTACCGGATCGCATTTAACAGTGCGTTGAGTCGGCGACGACGCAAACGCAACACCGTCTCGTTGGAACACGCCCGCGAATCGGCGGGGCTGGAACCGATCGATAAGGTCGAAGCTCCCGATGCTTCCATGATCCGGGACGATCGCGTTCAAACGGTCCGATCGGCCCTCGATCAGTTGACCGAAGACCACCGCGTGATCTTGGTCTTGCGTGAAATGCAGGACTGTGCGTACGAAGATATCGCGGAGATTCTCGAGATCTCGATCGGCACCGTCCGCAGCCGATTGAGCCGCGCTCGGGCCGCCTTGAAGCTGGTGCTCGAAGAGATCCTAGCGCAGGAAGAGTCCCAGCGTGGATGA
- a CDS encoding ATP-binding protein, producing MIESIEATRRGSPSQAEIDLFQQHALAIYRRTDRMFAALMVLQWVAAIVAVCWVSPRTWDGLHSAPHPHVMMAIFGGGLLASLPVAMAIRMPGRALTRYVIASSQVLFSSLLIHVTGGRIETHFHIFVSLAFLAAYRDWKVLVPATLIIIVDHGVRGIWWPESVFGIATASHWRWLEHAAWVLFEDLVLAFTIQQSVREMRALALHTVQLEQARQVAEEASNIKGQFLASMSHELRTPLNGVIGMTELLADSPLSERQRRFVNACQSSGTLLLRLINDILDFSKIESGHLELDSHVFELQQLLEDVMAGMPLRLCKKNVHLACYQDELTPLYLLGDSHRLRQVLVNLLGNALKFTEEGEITLRVARQQASGDRVTLRMSIEDTGIGIPADRLDRLFQSFSQVDGSIRRKYGGSGLGLSISKAIVDALGGEIGVESRAGIGSRFWFAVTFPVASETEASELERSATPWCDVDDAPISQELPVLAVPFVQIATESVSSVPSSSSF from the coding sequence ATGATCGAGTCGATCGAAGCGACACGACGGGGTTCGCCCAGCCAGGCGGAAATCGATCTGTTCCAACAACACGCATTGGCGATTTATCGACGAACCGATCGGATGTTCGCGGCCCTGATGGTTTTGCAATGGGTGGCTGCCATCGTCGCGGTTTGCTGGGTTTCGCCGCGGACATGGGACGGGCTGCACAGCGCCCCGCATCCCCATGTCATGATGGCGATCTTTGGAGGCGGGTTGTTGGCCAGTCTGCCCGTTGCGATGGCGATACGGATGCCGGGGCGTGCCCTCACGCGGTACGTGATTGCGAGCAGTCAGGTCCTCTTCTCCAGCCTGTTGATTCATGTCACCGGCGGCCGGATCGAGACCCACTTTCATATCTTTGTATCCCTTGCGTTTTTAGCTGCCTATCGCGACTGGAAAGTATTGGTTCCGGCCACGTTGATCATCATCGTGGATCATGGAGTTCGCGGAATCTGGTGGCCCGAGTCGGTTTTCGGGATTGCAACCGCGTCGCACTGGCGTTGGCTGGAGCATGCCGCTTGGGTGCTATTCGAAGATCTTGTGCTGGCGTTTACGATTCAGCAGAGCGTTCGTGAGATGCGAGCCTTGGCGTTGCACACCGTCCAATTGGAGCAAGCGCGACAAGTCGCCGAAGAGGCCAGCAATATCAAGGGGCAGTTCTTGGCCAGCATGAGTCACGAACTGCGGACACCGCTTAACGGCGTGATCGGGATGACCGAATTGTTGGCTGATTCGCCGCTGAGCGAGCGGCAGCGACGGTTTGTTAACGCTTGCCAAAGCAGCGGTACGTTGCTGTTGAGGTTGATCAACGACATCCTCGATTTTTCAAAGATTGAATCGGGGCATCTGGAACTGGATTCGCATGTTTTCGAGCTTCAGCAGTTGCTCGAAGATGTGATGGCGGGGATGCCGCTGCGGTTGTGCAAAAAGAATGTTCATCTGGCGTGCTATCAGGACGAACTGACGCCGTTGTATTTGCTTGGCGATAGTCATCGGTTGCGGCAAGTGCTGGTTAATCTGTTAGGCAACGCGTTGAAATTCACCGAGGAAGGTGAGATCACGCTGCGTGTGGCGCGACAGCAGGCGTCCGGCGATCGAGTGACGTTGCGGATGTCCATCGAGGACACGGGGATCGGAATTCCCGCTGATCGCTTGGATCGGTTGTTTCAATCGTTTTCCCAAGTCGACGGGTCGATCCGTCGCAAGTACGGCGGTTCGGGGCTGGGGTTATCGATCAGCAAAGCGATCGTCGATGCCTTGGGTGGAGAGATTGGAGTCGAGAGTCGCGCTGGAATCGGATCGCGATTTTGGTTTGCCGTAACCTTTCCAGTCGCTTCGGAAACCGAGGCGTCGGAGCTCGAACGATCCGCCACGCCATGGTGTGACGTTGACGACGCCCCCATCAGCCAAGAACTGCCGGTGCTTGCCGTTCCCTTCGTGCAAATCGCTACTGAGAGTGTTTCATCCGTCCCGTCCAGCTCAAGTTTTTGA
- a CDS encoding protein arginine kinase — protein sequence MDPKLDELAGQCGEWLRGTGPESDIVISSRVRLARNLAGFPFIKKCSPEDRQAIERTVRAKMEKLEQWKDVRYLMVDELSEVDRQFLVERQLISRELADSEGARAVAIDPGEQFSVMINEEDHLRLQVMHSGLSLQEAWQTVNALDDLIEGEITYAFHSKFGYLTACPTNAGTGLRVSVMLHLPALVITRQIDKVFRSLQKISVTVRGLYGEGSQYMGDFYQVSNQITLGRSEEELVQQVSEVIPVLIDYERRARRFLVEESEQDLHDDVSRARGILCTAKKISSEETMHYLSKVRMGINLGLIDDLPITTINKLFIHTQPAHLQKLRGRTLGSADRNVERASYLQRHLADSGPGGAAELN from the coding sequence ATGGATCCCAAGTTGGATGAATTGGCGGGACAATGCGGCGAATGGCTGCGCGGCACCGGGCCCGAATCGGACATTGTGATCAGCAGCCGAGTTCGGCTGGCTCGCAATCTGGCCGGGTTTCCGTTCATCAAAAAATGCAGCCCCGAGGACCGACAAGCGATCGAACGGACCGTGCGGGCGAAAATGGAAAAGCTAGAGCAGTGGAAAGACGTCCGCTATCTGATGGTCGATGAACTTTCCGAAGTCGATCGACAATTCCTGGTCGAACGCCAATTGATCAGCCGTGAACTGGCCGATTCCGAAGGCGCCCGCGCCGTGGCGATTGATCCCGGCGAACAGTTCAGCGTGATGATCAACGAAGAAGATCATTTGCGGCTGCAAGTCATGCACAGCGGGCTGAGCCTGCAAGAGGCCTGGCAAACCGTCAACGCCCTGGACGATTTGATCGAAGGCGAGATCACCTATGCGTTTCACTCCAAGTTCGGGTATCTAACCGCTTGCCCGACCAACGCCGGAACCGGCTTGCGTGTCAGCGTGATGCTGCACCTGCCCGCCCTGGTGATCACCCGCCAGATCGACAAGGTCTTCCGCAGCCTGCAAAAAATTAGCGTGACCGTTCGCGGCCTTTACGGCGAAGGATCCCAGTACATGGGCGATTTCTACCAGGTCAGCAATCAAATCACGTTGGGCCGCAGCGAAGAAGAATTGGTCCAACAGGTCAGCGAAGTGATCCCCGTTTTGATCGATTACGAACGCCGGGCCCGGCGATTCCTCGTCGAAGAGAGCGAACAGGATCTACACGACGATGTCAGTCGAGCCCGCGGAATCCTCTGCACGGCAAAAAAAATCAGCAGTGAAGAGACGATGCACTACCTGTCGAAGGTCCGAATGGGAATCAACCTGGGACTGATCGACGACCTGCCGATCACGACAATCAATAAGCTGTTCATCCACACCCAACCGGCGCATCTGCAAAAGCTCCGCGGCCGGACGCTCGGATCGGCCGACCGCAACGTCGAACGTGCGTCGTACCTGCAGCGCCATTTAGCCGACAGTGGTCCCGGCGGCGCTGCGGAACTAAACTAA